TCCTGAATTTCCAAAAATATGCTGCGATGCTACCACACCTACACGATCATTTTCGGCATAGGCAATTTCATTTATAGAAAGAACCGATAAATACATCATATTGGTAGCAATATAAATTACGGTTACAATCAAAGTTCCCAAGAAAAGGCTTCTTCCGATATTTTTAGAAGGATTTTTTATTTCGCCGGCAATAAAAGTGACATTATTCCAGGAATCACTGCTAAACAAACTTCCGACAAGACTTGCTGCTAAAGCTCCCATAATCGCAAATCCTGAGTAAGGAACCAACGTGTTTCCTTCTAATTTATTAATAGAAAAACCTGTGCTCCAGTTTGCTTTCCAAATATCAGCTTTTGCTGCAAGAGTAAAACCAAAAATGATAAGTCCGAACAGTGCAATTAGTTTTACCAGCGTAAAAATAGTCTGGATCATTTTTCCTTCTTTTACGCCTCTCGTATTTACATAAGTAAGGAAAACAACTAAAATTATAGAAGTCAATTGTGCCGCCGATATTTGTAAAAAACTAAAATCTATTATAATATTTTTTTCGCTCAGGGAAGGAAAAACATAAGCCGCAAATTTGCTAAAAGCAACCCCAACCGCAGCGATAGAACCAGTTTGTATCACTGCAAAAAAACTCCAGCCGTACAAAAAACCGGTAAGTGAATTGAAAGCTTCTTTTAAATATACATATTGTCCTCCAGCCTTCGGAAACATACTGCTCAATTCTCCATAACTTAACGCCGCAGCAATAGTTAGAAAACCCGTGAATAACCAGATCAACAATAAAGCACCTGCTGATCCTACATTACGAACTATATCTGCACTAACAATGAAGATTCCTGATCCAATCATAGAACCCGCAACGATCATGGTAGCATCTAATAATCCTAATGATCTTTTGAAATTATTTTTTTCTGTTGTTGATTCCATATTTCCTTGTTGTTTTGTTTTTTTGTTTTTGAATGAAAATCTGTTTTAGAAGCTGTATTTATCCAAACCTTTCTACTTCAAAAGCATCAATATCAATACTTGTAGCTTCTCTATTCACTATTTCTGAAACCAATTTTCCTGTCCCTGGCCCAAGGCTTAATCCCATCATAGAGTGCCCAGTTGCGACAACAACATTATTGTATTTTTTTATTCTTCCAATATAAGGCAGTCCGTCCGCAGAACATGGTCGGTAACCGTACCAAATATCTTCTTCCGCTGGTTTTTGGATATCAAATTCCGGCAGGAAATCTTTAACTGCATTTAATATTCCGTTGATACGATGATATTGTGGTTTTTCAGTTGTAGGCACTACTTCCATTGTACCTCCAAATCTAATTTTATTGCCGTCCATAGGTGCTATGGCAACTCTTCCCTCTGCTAGAATAATGGGATGATTTACTTTATAATTCGAATTTTCTAATGTGATGGAATAACCTCTTCCCGGCATCAGTGATACTTTAGCATTTACTAAGGCCGCGATTTCTCTCGTCCAAGCTCCTGTTGCAATCACTACATCATCTGCTTCATAAGATTGCTTATCGGTTATTACTTTTTTAACAACATTATTTTCTTTTTCAAAAGAAACAACAGTTTCTCCCGATTGAAACTGAACACCATTTGCTACTAAATGCTCCTTTAAAACTTTCATCAATTTATTTGGATAAACATGTGCATCACAATTAAACTGAACCGCTCCTATTGAATTAATTTTCGTTTGAGGTTCTAATGCCTGCAGCGCTTCATAATCCAGTAAGTTTACATCTAAACCTAATTCTCTTCCTTTAGAAACAGTATGTTCTGCGTGTTTCGCAACGGCTTCGGTTTGAAAAACTTCCAGCATTCCTTTGTGTTCATAAGCAAATTCAAAGCCTGGGATTTTTTTCCATTCTAAAAACTCATTCTGACTCAATAAAGATATGTCTCGAAGCGGAATAGCCGATTTGGCAACATTTGTTTCGGTAGCACTTTTAACAAAATTAATTCCCCAGTCCAGCAATGCTTTATTAAAAGAAGGCTTTACATAAAAGGGACTTTTAGAATTAAACATCCATTTGAATCCCTGCCAGACAATTCCAGGTGCTGCTAATGGTATAAAGTGACTCGGACAGACATATCCTAAATTGCCATAAGAGCAATTGTTTTCAAAATTATCTTTGTCTATTACGGTAACTTTACAACCACTTTGTTGTAAATAAAATGCCGAACTTAATCCTATAATTCCTCCGCCTATTACTACTACCTGTTTCATAAATGTGCTTGTATCTTAATTAAAATTTGTAAAATTTCCAGTTGGTTTTAAAATCTCTTTGCAAGGATTGATTAGTCAATAATGCTCTCAACAATTCGATTGGCATCGCATTTTCTCTCAAAATAGCATCATGATATTGCTGATATGTCATTTTCCCGCTTGTGACCAATTCTTCTTTTAAGGCAGTAAACTGCAACCCGCCCAGCATATAAGCGATTTGGTATAACGGACTATAACCGCCTACAAATGATCTGCGTACTTCGCCTTCTGCATTGGCACGTTCATGTCCTACCCGATCAACTAAAAAATCAATACATTGCTGCGGACTCCATTTTCCTAAATGATAGTTTAACGAAAAAATAATTCGCGCACAGCGATGCATTCTCCAAAACAGCATACCAATTTTGTCTTCGGGTGTCTGAGGAAATTTTAAATCCCATAACAGCATTTCCCAGTACAATGAATTTCCTTCAACCCAAAACGGAGTATCAAAATGACGGTATGCTTTGTATCGATCTTTCATAAATTGCTGCAAATGATGTCCTGCAATTAACTCATGATGAATGGTCGCTCTAGAAAAATGAGGATTATTGCCGCGCATGCTCATCATTTTTTCGCTATAAGACATTGTGCTTGTTGGATAAGAAATAATAAGAGATTCTCCGCCTAGAAAAAAGGGATTTATTTTTTGCGCTTCGGGCGACATCATGTACATACGCCAGCTCTCTTCTGCAATTGGCGGTATGGTCAAAAGATTATTTTGTTTTAAAAAATCTACTGACTGATTGTATAAATCCAGCATTGCCTGCGGTTGATCTCCCGGTGACACAAAATAATTTTTGACTTTTTCCTGAGCGGCTTTCCAATTGTCTCCAAAGCCCATTTCACGAGAGGCTTTTAATAATTCGGCATCACACCAGGCAAATTCTTTATTCGCAATAGCTACCAATTCTTCTGGGGAATACGGTATAAATTCTGTCTGCAACTGACGAATTAATTCTTCTCGTCCTATTGGATTTCCGACGATACCACTTCCATCTTCTTTTTGAGTACTGGCATCTTTTCTTTTTGACTTTAAAAGCAAAGCATATTCTCCTAAAGCAACATCAACTTCGCTGTAAGTTTTAGGAACCCACCAGGAAAATAAAGGATCATAACCATTATAAAAGTCAAAATAATTCTTCAAAATTTCCTGTAATCCTTTTGCGTGCGAAACAGCAAATTCTGAAGAAGTTTTATCTAAACCTTCAATTTTTTCAACTTTTTTAATTTGTTCTTTGATCGCTTTGCGTAAATCTTCCAGTTCTTTTGCAACTAGTTCTCCATTTACTTTGATTCCTCTTCTACGTGGTTTTTCCAGAGCATAAATTTTTTCATCAAAAGGGAAATAAACTTTTATCTTATCACATACTTTTTGCTGCTGTAGTAGTTCGTATTCTTCACTGTTTAAATTTCTATTAAATAAAATATAATCCACTTTGCCATTTATGTTCATGGCATCGAAATTTAATCCTTCAAGTGTTTTTTTATAATCAGAAATTAATTTTAAACGACGGTTTCTTCGTTCGGGAGTATTGTAGTTACCTTCATTGTATTGAACACCAAAAGTATCTGCATTGCTATTGGTGGCATAAAACCGCATGATACTTCCTTTATCGGCTTCATAATGTACCATGGTATTGTTTACTTCACTGGTTTGCAGATACAAATCTGAGCTGAAATTCTGTGCAAAAGAAGATGCTGGTCTTAAAACAATTAAAAAGATTAATAAGAGAAAATAACTGTTTCTATTTGTTTTGGTTTTAATCATAGTGGTATTTTGGTAGAGTTAAAAGACTGAATTTTTTTACTGGTCTAATTCATTGTTATTTCGGCTTGGAGGATCAACTCCTAATAAATGTTTTACAAAAAAATCACGTTTTCTCTGTCTTCCGTAAGGGCCACCATCACTATGACCAACGCCTGGCAGAGGCAGAAACTCAAATGTCTTTCCTGCTTTTATTAAGGCATCGGCAACACGATAAGTAGATTCTGGTGGTACATTTTCATCAGCTTCTCCAATCACTAATAATAAATTTCCTGTAAGTTTTCCGGCATTGGTTACATTAGATTGTTCTTTATAATGCTCTCCAACCGGATATCCCATCCATTGTTCGTTCCACCATTGTTTATCTACTCGATTGTCGTGGCAACCACAGGCGGCAACTCCTGCTTTGTAGAATTCCGGATGAAATAATAAACCGCCTAAAGCATTTTGCCCTCCGGCAGAAGTACCATACAATCCGACTCTTGAATCGTCTGCATAAGGATATTTTTTAGCCAAGGCTTTGATCCATAAAATACGATCTTCAAAACCGGCATCTTTTAAATTTTTCCAGCAGACATCATGAAAAGCTTTTGATCTATTGGCAGTTCCCATTCCATCAATTTGTACGACTATAAATCCTAACTGCGCCAGACTCTGCATCTCGGTGGTATAGCGATCCATAAAATTTTTAGGCACAAAAGAATCCTGCGGGCCTGCATAAATACTTTCAATTACAGGATATTTTTTATTAGGATCAAAATCTGCAGGACGGCATATTATTCCCCAAATATCTGTCACACCGTCTCTCCCTTTTGCATGAAAAGGTTCTGGTAAAGACATTCCTGTAGCGAGATAAGCTGTAGCATCTGATTTTTCAAGATCCATTATTTTTTTTCCATCAGAAGTACGATGAAGTTCAATAATAGTAGCCACATTCGGTTCTGAGTAAGAATCGACATAGTATTGTTTGTTTTTTGAAAAAGAAACCAGATGATTTCCTTTTGAAGGAGTAAGATTAATAAGTTTATTTCCATCAAATCCTATGCGGTAATGATGAATATAGTAAGGATCTTCGTTTGAATTCATTCCGCTTGCCGAAAACCAAATTTCTCTTTTCTTTTCATCAATGCTGTCAATACTTCGAACAACCCATTCTCCTTTAGTAATTTGCTTTTTTTCTTTACCTGTTATCGCATCAATTAAATACAAATGTCTCCAACCGTCTTTTTCAGAAGACATTACAATTTCATTGCTTTCTTTACCATAATGTGTAAACAATCTGGATTCGTAAATAAAAGTATTGGTCTTTTCATCGACTACCGAACGGGTTTCGGCAGTTTGAGCATTTACTTCTATAATTCTAAATCTTTGATGGCCTCGTTCTACTTTTTCAAACGTAAAATAATTAGCATTATCTTTTCTCCAATGCAATTCTGGAGCATCAAAAAAGTCAATTATTGGGGCATTTACTTTTGTTGTTTTTTGATTTTCGATATGAAACAAATACATTTCATAAGTAGTGAAAGGATCTCCCGGCTGTTTATAAGGCTGGGAATGCAATTCGCCGCGAGTAGTATTGGCTACAGAAGTTAAGACATAATGAACAGGCAAATCGGTAAAGGGAGTAATTAGATAACCAACAATATATTTGCTGTCAGGCGACCACGCTAAAGCCCCATACGGTTTTTCTTTTGTGCCGTCTTTTGTGAATTGAATTTCATTTCCTCCAGCGATTGGCTTTATAAATACATTACAATCTTTTATAAAAGCCAGCCATTTTTTATTGGGAGAAATACTGTCTGTCTTAAAGGAATTCCATCTTTGCCATTGCCTATTTAAACTAGGATATTTTATTTTGTCTTTAGACAGGGAATTTATTTTTTGAATGCTATAATCGGAGAGCCTTACCTGATAGTAGTTTTTATCATATTTTAAAGCTATAGAACTTGTTTTGGCATCATAATTTAAACTATCAATAACCAGACTTTTTTGGGGAGTTTTAATTACTGTAACCGAACTTAGGGCATTTCTTAATTTTGGTTCGTCAAATAAAATATTTTTAGTTCCTTTTTCTGCATCAACTAAGATATATTCGATGATACTGTCTTTTAAAACATTGGAATACCAAAATGATTTTCCGTCGCTTTGCCACTGTGCTTTTATAATGGTCTTGAAAACAGTATTTTTAACTGCTTTATCCAATAACAAAGCTTTTTTATATCGTTCTAAAATCTCGGTTTTAGAAGGCTGATAGGGTATCATTTCTTTATGCTGCGAATATAAATTACAGTTCAAAAATGATACGAAGAAGGCAAAAAGTAGTAAATTCTTTTTCATAGTTATTCAAATACAAGGAGACTTCCCTATTTATTAATTATAGAAACCCGTTGGGCGAAATTATCTTTTCAATTCTATCGCATCAGCGTAGATATAAATCTGTCTAAATCTGCTTTTATCTGTGTAAATATGCGTGAAAAACTGACATGCAAAATCATTTCACGCAGATTTGAAAGGATTTCAGCAGATCAAATTAGATTTTAATCCTTCAATCAAGCTATTTTCTTCAATTTTATAATGGATTATAGAAATAAAAATAGTTTACCAATAGAACTTTAAACTGCCAAAAAGCAGGTTTTAAAGTCCTATTCACGATACTGAAAATAAGCTGTAAAAATTTAAAAATAAAGAACGGTTAATTCAGGAATATTGAATTACAAAACCTGAAATCCGTGTGCGTAAGGATCATCTTCCTCATCAATAATTATGGTATTGTAACCATACACTTTTGCCCATCCTTGTATGCTGGGAACAATGGCTTTAATATCGCCAATTGCAGTTTCTTCTTCTATTCTGCCAACGAACTTACTTCCGATATAACTTTCGTGTATAAATTCGTCTCCTTTTTTAAGCAATCCTTTGGCATGCAACTGTGCCATTCTTGCTGATGTACCTGTACCGCAAGGCGAACGGTCTATCGCTTTGTCTCCATAAAAAACAGCATTTCTGCCTGATGAAGTCGGATCTAAAGGTGTTCCTGTCCATAACATATGACTCACATCTCTAATCGTTTCATTTTCAGGATGAATAAATAGATTTGGATATTTTTCGTTAATTCGCGCTCGCACTACCTGACTGTATTGCACAATCTTACTGGCGGTAAAATCCTGAATTCCAGAAAAATTTTGCTGCGGATCTACAATGGCATAATAATTTCCGCCATAGGCAACATCAAAAGTTAATTCGCCTAATTCCGGGCATTCTACAGTTAAATTTTCAGCCGCTAAATACGATTTAACATTCGTCAATTTAACCCATTCTACTTTTTTACCAACTTGCTTGTATTCAATTTTTACCAAGCCTGCAGGCGCTTCCATATTTATTTTCCCTGGAATTTTCGGACTAATTAATCCTTCTTCAATTGCAATGGTAATCGTACCTATTGTACCGTGTCCACACATTGGCAGACAGCCTGACGTTTCGATAAACAAAATTCCAAAATCGTTATCTGGATTCGTTGGCGGAAACAAAATACTGCCACTCATCATATCATGTCCGCGAGGTTCAAACATCAATCCTTTACGAATCCAATCGTATTGGCTTAAAAAATGCTGTCTTTTCTCGCTCATGTTGACGCCAATTAAATTTGGCCCACCGCCAGCAACTACTCTAACTGGATTACCACAAGTGTGTGCATCTACACAAAAAAAAGTTTTTCTAGCCATATTTAAATTGAATCTCTTGTTTGAACATTATTAACTAATCTTGAAATTCCAAGCGGGTTTTCATTTTGAAGTGCCTCTGGAAGTTTGTTATTCGGCCAATTCTGATAACTAAAAGGTCTAACCCATCTTTTAATGGAACCAATTCCAACTGCTGTAAACCTGGAATCTGATGAGGAAGGATAGGGTCCGCCATGCACCATCGACGGACATACCTCTACTCCTGTCGGTAATCCGTTAAAAATTATTCTTCCGACACGATTACCCATAGCATCCACTACTTCTTCATAGTTTTCAATTTCATTTTCTTCTGCCAAAATACTACCCGTCAGCTGTCCTTCTAATTTTTCAATAATCGCAACCAGTTCAATTTCGTCTTCACATTGTACTAAAATTGAAAAAGGCCCGAAAACCTCTCTATGCAAAACTGGATTTTCTAAAAATATTTTGCCTGAAACCGTCAGTATTTTTTGTGAAGCGTAATTAGGATTATCTGTTTTAGCATATTCTGCAACCACTTCAATTCCGTCTTGCGAACTTAACAGTTCATTATTGGATTGATAATTTTTATAAATCGATGGATTCAACATACAACTTGGCGAAATCTTTAAAATCTCAACGGCAAGCTGTTGGGTAAACGTTTTTAAAGCATCACTTTTAATTCCGAGCATCAATCCGGGATTTGTACAAAACTGTCCTGCACCTAATGTTACAGAACCAGCGCATGCCACTGCCCATTTTTCAGCATTTTGTTTTAATGCTTCTGGTAATAATACAACTGGATTTATACTTCCCATTTCAGCAAAAACCGGAATTGGTTCTTCACGCTGTCCTGCTAAATCATATAGAGAACGACCTCCTTTTATACTTCCTGTGAATCCAACTGCCTTAACCAAAGGATGTTTTACCAGTGTAACCCCAACTTCAATGCCGCTACTGTTCAAATTAGAAAAAACACCTTCTGGCATATTCGTTTTTTGAGCTGCTTTAATTACTGCCGAAGCTACCATTTCTCCAGTACCTGCATGCATGGGATGGCTTTTTACGATAACTGGACATCCAGCGGCCAATGCAGATGCTGTATCGCCGCCGGCAGTAGAATACGCGAATGGAAAATTACTGGATCCAAAAACGACTACAGTACCTAAAGGTCGCTTCATTTTACGAAGATCAACCTTTGGCAAGGGAACTCTGTCTGGAATAGCAGTGTCAATTGCCGCTTCAACCCAAGAACCTTCTTCTACTAAATCAGCAAAAGCATTTAATTGTCCGATAGTTCTTCCTCTTTCGCCTTCAGCTCTTCCTCTTGGCAAACCCGATTCTTGACAATAAACGTCTAAGAGATTATCTCCTAAAACCAATATTTCATCCGCAATTGTTCTTAGAAATAAGGCTTTCTCTTTACCAGTAGATTTCTGAAATGTCAAAAATGCTTTGCTTGCAAGAGTTACGGCGGATTCTATTTCTTCATTACTTGCTTCAGTAAACTGCCAAGGATTCTCTGTATTTTCCTGCGGATTAAACGTTTTGAAGGTTTTATCGCCGCTGGCTGACAACTGACTCCCTATGTAATTTTTTCCAGTAATCATGTATTCTATAGTATTTGGTTAAGTAATTCTAAAATTGAAAAAAGTTTTCAAAAAACTTCTTTTCTATTAAAGGCTTTTATAGTCTGGCAGCGCTGGTCTATTTTTTAATGAATCATTAATAATAGCCAAAACTCTTTCTCTTTCAGCTCCCATAAGTGGTAACCTTGGTGCACGTACGTATTCCGTTCCTAATCCTGTTCCCACTTCCGCCAACTTAATATTTTGAACCAATTGTGCATTGATATCCAATTCTAATAAAGGCAAAAACCAACGGTAAATCGTCAACGCTTCCTGAACTTTACCAGCTTTCGCTAATTTATAAATAGCAACTGTTTCTTCCGGAAAAGCATCTACAAGACCACCAACCCATCCGTCAGCTCCCATTAGTAAACTTTCTAATCCTAAAGTATCAACTCCTGTAAGGACTTTTAATCTGCTTCCAAAACGATTAATGATTCTGGTTACATTAGAAATATCTCTTGTAGATTCTTTAACAGCCTGAATGTTATCCAGCTTTAAAAGTTCTTCAAACATGTCTAAAGTTACCTCGATCTTATAATCAACCGGATTGTTGTAGATCATAATAGGTAAAGAAGTACTTTTTGCAACTTCTGTAAAATATTCAACAGTTTCGTGGTCGGTAGCTTTGTAACGCATTGGAGGCAACATCATTAAACCTCTTGCTCCATTAGCTTCAGCTTTGTTTGCTGCTTCAATAGCACCGCGCGTAGTTTGTTCTGCAATATTCATTATCACAGGAACCTTTCCATCAACTATACGAACTGTTTCAAGAATAAGGTCTTGTTTTTCTTCTTCTAAAAGTGTACTTGCTTCTCCTAAAGTTCCTCCAAGAATAACGCCTTCTATTCCAGCATCTAATTGATAATTAAGGTTTTTCTCAAACATTTTAAAATCTAAAGTGTCTTCAGCTGTAAAATTTGTGGTAACAGCTGGCATTACCCCTTTCCATTGAATATTCATAATTTATCTATTTTTATTTATTTCAAAGGTATCAAGGGGGGTAAAAATTTTATCTAGGAATATTATCAAAAACCTATACAATATTATCTCATTTGTAAGATTTTAACAAAAACTAGATTAATTTTAATTCATCTTTTACTAATTTTCATATCTTTCCGTAAAATATAAAAAATAACCAAGTAATGAAAGTTTTTCCTTTTAAAATCCCAAAGTCAAGCGAAGAGGCATTTATCTATCAAGAAGACTGCGAAACTATTTTTTATGATAAATACCATCAGCATGAAGAAATTCAAATTAGTTATATAAAGAAAGGAGAAGGCAAAATTTTAGTCGGAGATATGATTACTGAATATCAAAAAGGCGACATCATTATATTAGGAAGCAATTTACCGCACGTTTTTAAAAGTGACATTTCTGAAAGCAGAGGAATGTCGGTCATGCTTACGGTCTTTTTTACCGAAAATGGATTCGGAAAAGATTTCTTTAATTTACCGGAATTAAATGCTGTAGAACCTTTTTTTACAGCCATTAAAAACGGAATACAGATTAGAGATGCCAAACCATCTATTATAAGGAAGTTTAAAAAGTTTAAAGAAGCCGATAAATACGATCGTTTTATTCTTTTAATGTCTATGCTAAAAGCCTTTAGCCAATCTGATAAAAAACATCTTTCTAATTATGTTTTCAATAAACCTTTTACAGATGCTGAAGGGAAACGAATGCAGATGGTTTTTGATTTTGTCATGACGCATTATCAAAAAAACATCACTTTAGACGAAATTGCCCAAATTGCCAACATGACCAAAAATGCTTTCTGCAAATATTTCAAAACCCGAACTAAAAAGACTTTTTTCCAGTTTTTGATTGAAATAAGAATTGAACATGCTGCAAAACTGCTTATCAAAAACAAGGAATTATCGATTATCGAAATTTCGGAACTTAGTGGTTTCAATAATATTTCTAATTTCAACAGAAAATTTAAAGAAATCAAAAAGAAAACCCCTTTTGAGTTTAAAAGTTCCCTTATTAAGTCTTAGCCTATTTTACTCCTTTTTAAGTAATATTCTATTATATAAGGATAATAAAAGTCTAGCTTCAATATACTAAATCTGCATACTTTTGAAAATCTACACTCTTTTTCTTAATGAAATAAGAT
This portion of the Flavobacterium panacagri genome encodes:
- a CDS encoding DUF885 family protein: MIKTKTNRNSYFLLLIFLIVLRPASSFAQNFSSDLYLQTSEVNNTMVHYEADKGSIMRFYATNSNADTFGVQYNEGNYNTPERRNRRLKLISDYKKTLEGLNFDAMNINGKVDYILFNRNLNSEEYELLQQQKVCDKIKVYFPFDEKIYALEKPRRRGIKVNGELVAKELEDLRKAIKEQIKKVEKIEGLDKTSSEFAVSHAKGLQEILKNYFDFYNGYDPLFSWWVPKTYSEVDVALGEYALLLKSKRKDASTQKEDGSGIVGNPIGREELIRQLQTEFIPYSPEELVAIANKEFAWCDAELLKASREMGFGDNWKAAQEKVKNYFVSPGDQPQAMLDLYNQSVDFLKQNNLLTIPPIAEESWRMYMMSPEAQKINPFFLGGESLIISYPTSTMSYSEKMMSMRGNNPHFSRATIHHELIAGHHLQQFMKDRYKAYRHFDTPFWVEGNSLYWEMLLWDLKFPQTPEDKIGMLFWRMHRCARIIFSLNYHLGKWSPQQCIDFLVDRVGHERANAEGEVRRSFVGGYSPLYQIAYMLGGLQFTALKEELVTSGKMTYQQYHDAILRENAMPIELLRALLTNQSLQRDFKTNWKFYKF
- a CDS encoding AraC family transcriptional regulator; this encodes MKVFPFKIPKSSEEAFIYQEDCETIFYDKYHQHEEIQISYIKKGEGKILVGDMITEYQKGDIIILGSNLPHVFKSDISESRGMSVMLTVFFTENGFGKDFFNLPELNAVEPFFTAIKNGIQIRDAKPSIIRKFKKFKEADKYDRFILLMSMLKAFSQSDKKHLSNYVFNKPFTDAEGKRMQMVFDFVMTHYQKNITLDEIAQIANMTKNAFCKYFKTRTKKTFFQFLIEIRIEHAAKLLIKNKELSIIEISELSGFNNISNFNRKFKEIKKKTPFEFKSSLIKS
- a CDS encoding dihydrodipicolinate synthase family protein is translated as MNIQWKGVMPAVTTNFTAEDTLDFKMFEKNLNYQLDAGIEGVILGGTLGEASTLLEEEKQDLILETVRIVDGKVPVIMNIAEQTTRGAIEAANKAEANGARGLMMLPPMRYKATDHETVEYFTEVAKSTSLPIMIYNNPVDYKIEVTLDMFEELLKLDNIQAVKESTRDISNVTRIINRFGSRLKVLTGVDTLGLESLLMGADGWVGGLVDAFPEETVAIYKLAKAGKVQEALTIYRWFLPLLELDINAQLVQNIKLAEVGTGLGTEYVRAPRLPLMGAERERVLAIINDSLKNRPALPDYKSL
- a CDS encoding NAD(P)/FAD-dependent oxidoreductase encodes the protein MKQVVVIGGGIIGLSSAFYLQQSGCKVTVIDKDNFENNCSYGNLGYVCPSHFIPLAAPGIVWQGFKWMFNSKSPFYVKPSFNKALLDWGINFVKSATETNVAKSAIPLRDISLLSQNEFLEWKKIPGFEFAYEHKGMLEVFQTEAVAKHAEHTVSKGRELGLDVNLLDYEALQALEPQTKINSIGAVQFNCDAHVYPNKLMKVLKEHLVANGVQFQSGETVVSFEKENNVVKKVITDKQSYEADDVVIATGAWTREIAALVNAKVSLMPGRGYSITLENSNYKVNHPIILAEGRVAIAPMDGNKIRFGGTMEVVPTTEKPQYHRINGILNAVKDFLPEFDIQKPAEEDIWYGYRPCSADGLPYIGRIKKYNNVVVATGHSMMGLSLGPGTGKLVSEIVNREATSIDIDAFEVERFG
- a CDS encoding aldehyde dehydrogenase (NADP(+)): MITGKNYIGSQLSASGDKTFKTFNPQENTENPWQFTEASNEEIESAVTLASKAFLTFQKSTGKEKALFLRTIADEILVLGDNLLDVYCQESGLPRGRAEGERGRTIGQLNAFADLVEEGSWVEAAIDTAIPDRVPLPKVDLRKMKRPLGTVVVFGSSNFPFAYSTAGGDTASALAAGCPVIVKSHPMHAGTGEMVASAVIKAAQKTNMPEGVFSNLNSSGIEVGVTLVKHPLVKAVGFTGSIKGGRSLYDLAGQREEPIPVFAEMGSINPVVLLPEALKQNAEKWAVACAGSVTLGAGQFCTNPGLMLGIKSDALKTFTQQLAVEILKISPSCMLNPSIYKNYQSNNELLSSQDGIEVVAEYAKTDNPNYASQKILTVSGKIFLENPVLHREVFGPFSILVQCEDEIELVAIIEKLEGQLTGSILAEENEIENYEEVVDAMGNRVGRIIFNGLPTGVEVCPSMVHGGPYPSSSDSRFTAVGIGSIKRWVRPFSYQNWPNNKLPEALQNENPLGISRLVNNVQTRDSI
- a CDS encoding 4-hydroxyproline epimerase, whose translation is MARKTFFCVDAHTCGNPVRVVAGGGPNLIGVNMSEKRQHFLSQYDWIRKGLMFEPRGHDMMSGSILFPPTNPDNDFGILFIETSGCLPMCGHGTIGTITIAIEEGLISPKIPGKINMEAPAGLVKIEYKQVGKKVEWVKLTNVKSYLAAENLTVECPELGELTFDVAYGGNYYAIVDPQQNFSGIQDFTASKIVQYSQVVRARINEKYPNLFIHPENETIRDVSHMLWTGTPLDPTSSGRNAVFYGDKAIDRSPCGTGTSARMAQLHAKGLLKKGDEFIHESYIGSKFVGRIEEETAIGDIKAIVPSIQGWAKVYGYNTIIIDEEDDPYAHGFQVL
- a CDS encoding S9 family peptidase, whose protein sequence is MKKNLLLFAFFVSFLNCNLYSQHKEMIPYQPSKTEILERYKKALLLDKAVKNTVFKTIIKAQWQSDGKSFWYSNVLKDSIIEYILVDAEKGTKNILFDEPKLRNALSSVTVIKTPQKSLVIDSLNYDAKTSSIALKYDKNYYQVRLSDYSIQKINSLSKDKIKYPSLNRQWQRWNSFKTDSISPNKKWLAFIKDCNVFIKPIAGGNEIQFTKDGTKEKPYGALAWSPDSKYIVGYLITPFTDLPVHYVLTSVANTTRGELHSQPYKQPGDPFTTYEMYLFHIENQKTTKVNAPIIDFFDAPELHWRKDNANYFTFEKVERGHQRFRIIEVNAQTAETRSVVDEKTNTFIYESRLFTHYGKESNEIVMSSEKDGWRHLYLIDAITGKEKKQITKGEWVVRSIDSIDEKKREIWFSASGMNSNEDPYYIHHYRIGFDGNKLINLTPSKGNHLVSFSKNKQYYVDSYSEPNVATIIELHRTSDGKKIMDLEKSDATAYLATGMSLPEPFHAKGRDGVTDIWGIICRPADFDPNKKYPVIESIYAGPQDSFVPKNFMDRYTTEMQSLAQLGFIVVQIDGMGTANRSKAFHDVCWKNLKDAGFEDRILWIKALAKKYPYADDSRVGLYGTSAGGQNALGGLLFHPEFYKAGVAACGCHDNRVDKQWWNEQWMGYPVGEHYKEQSNVTNAGKLTGNLLLVIGEADENVPPESTYRVADALIKAGKTFEFLPLPGVGHSDGGPYGRQRKRDFFVKHLLGVDPPSRNNNELDQ
- a CDS encoding APC family permease gives rise to the protein MESTTEKNNFKRSLGLLDATMIVAGSMIGSGIFIVSADIVRNVGSAGALLLIWLFTGFLTIAAALSYGELSSMFPKAGGQYVYLKEAFNSLTGFLYGWSFFAVIQTGSIAAVGVAFSKFAAYVFPSLSEKNIIIDFSFLQISAAQLTSIILVVFLTYVNTRGVKEGKMIQTIFTLVKLIALFGLIIFGFTLAAKADIWKANWSTGFSINKLEGNTLVPYSGFAIMGALAASLVGSLFSSDSWNNVTFIAGEIKNPSKNIGRSLFLGTLIVTVIYIATNMMYLSVLSINEIAYAENDRVGVVASQHIFGNSGTYIIAILLMISTFGCNNGLILSGARVYHTMAKDGLFFKQLGQLNKNGVPEKALWIQCIWASALCLSGKYNELLEYVIFVVLIFYILTIAGIFRLRKTKPDLERPYKAIGYPILPFIYIIAALTICIMLLIYKYNSSIPGLAIVLLGIPIYYYFVSKDKA